A DNA window from Rhineura floridana isolate rRhiFlo1 chromosome 11, rRhiFlo1.hap2, whole genome shotgun sequence contains the following coding sequences:
- the LOC133368042 gene encoding membrane primary amine oxidase-like, which produces MNLKALLLVLLLALVAIFALVCILLTRGEKHASCDDRSQGFPEDLHSDWSWVFADLSREEMSHVLQYLKTKLGTSLEDASHASPSDNCIYSIDLQLPPKAESLAFMDHGGIRPPRQALAVVYFGNQLAPNITEYVVGPLPVPTYHRDVMAQKYGGQVPYYRRPPLDAEYKQMASFLHSVVFPAAPSFMERALNYDGTNLAAMTTSPRGLQSGDRVTWLVLFQNVTGYFLHPVGLEVLLDHSSLDISLWTVKQVFYCGQYYRDLAQLEREFAEGRVHVEKVKRAPADGGFSSMKPRVPPAGMGPLNYEPYRPRYSVRNNQVISSSWSFAFRMDVSRGPRLFDIRFRGQRIVYELSVQDTMSAYGSNSPGGMSTRYMDGSFGIGRFTYPLLRGVDCPYSATYLDVYSLAQAERPLVTQDGLCVFEQDMGAPLRRHYSNLQSLYYGGLPGTALVFRSVSTVGNYDYVWDFVFHANGAIESKVRASGYISSSFLYGDGLDYGNQVGDHTLGTIHTHFIGYKVDLDVGGPAAKLLLGAGSCSLRPVSGKGPAMDHWPDPARPLRMAAEGWCWSEAGRPPGTPPPLPSA; this is translated from the exons ATGAATTTGAAAGCTCTTCTCCTCGTGCTCCTTCTGGCCCTAGTTGCAATTTTTGCCTTAGTTTGCATCTTATTGACTCGAGGTGAAAAACACGCTAGCTGCGATGACCGGTCGCAAGGGTTCCCAGAAGATCTGCACAGTGACTGGAGCTGGGTCTTTGCTGATCTGTCACGGGAGGAAATGTCCCATGTGCTGCAGTACCTGAAGACCAAGCTTGGGACAAGCTTGGAAGATGCTTCCCATGCAAGTCCTTCTGATAACTGCATCTATTCCATTGATTTGCAGTTGCCACCCAAAGCGGAGTCCCTTGCATTCATGGATCATGGCGGAATCCGCCCTCCTAGGCAGGCACTGGCTGTGGTGTATTTCGGAAACCAACTGGCTCCAAACATTACCGAGTATGTGGTGGGCCCGCTTCCAGTGCCAACATATCACCGGGATGTGATGGCGCAGAAGTATGGAGGGCAGGTGCCATATTATCGCAGGCCTCCACTAGATGCTGAATACAAGCAGATGGCCAGCTTTCTGCATAGCGTCGTGTTCCCCGCAGCCCCAAGCTTCATGGAGCGGGCCTTGAATTACGATGGGACCAATCTAGCTGCAATGACCACATCTCCACGGGGACTGCAGTCTGGGGATCGTGTGACTTGGCTAGTCCTGTTCCAGAATGTAACTGGCTACTTCTTACACCCCGTTGGGCTGGAGGTGCTGCTGGATCACAGCAGCCTGGACATTTCCCTTTGGACTGTGAAGCAAGTGTTTTACTGTGGCCAGTATTACAGGGACTTGGCACAGCTGGAGAGAGAATTTGCAGAGGGGCGTGTGCATGTGGAGAAGGTAAAGAGGGCCCCAGCTGATGGGGGTTTTTCCTCAATGAAGCCCAGGGTTCCCCCTGCCGGGATGGGCCCTTTGAATTATGAGCCTTATAGGCCACGTTACAGTGTGAGAAACAACCAGGTCATCTCCTCCTCCTGGAGTTTTGCCTTCAGGATGGACGTGAGCAGAGGGCCACGTCTCTTTGATATACGGTTCAGAGGCCAAAGGATCGTCTATGAGCTCAGTGTGCAGGATACCATGTCCGCCTATGGGTCCAACAGCCCTGGTGGGATGTCAACCCGGTACATGGATGGAAGCTTTGGGATTGGGAGGTTCACCTACCCTCTGCTGCGAGGGGTCGATTGCCCCTATTCTGCTACCTACCTTGATGTTTACTCTCTAGCTCAAGCAGAAAGGCCTCTTGTTACCCAAGATGGCCTCTGTGTGTTTGAGCAGGACATGGGGGCTCCACTTCGACGTCATTACTCCAACCTTCAGTCTCTCTACTATGGAGGGCTGCCTGGCACTGCCCTGGTCTTCCGCTCTGTGTCCACCGTGGGCAACTACGACTATGTCTGGGACTTTGTCTTCCATGCAAATGGAGCCATTGAAAGCAAAGTCCGAGCCTCAGGTTATATTAGTTCATCTTTCCTCTATGGCGATGGGCTAGATTATGGAAACCAGGTTGGGGATCACACCCTGGGGACAATCCATACTCACTTCATTGGCTACAAGGTGGACCTAGACGTTGGTG GTCCAGCAGCCAAGCTCCTCTTGGGTGCAGGATCCTGTAGCCTTCGGCCAGTGTCAGGTAAAGGGCCGgccatggaccactggcctgacccagcccgCCCCTTGAGGATGGCTGCTGAGGGCTGGTGCTGGAGTGAAGCGGGCCGCCCCCCGGGGACTCCTCCgccgcttcccagtgcctag